The DNA window AGGCAATGGTTTCCACTTTCACCCGGAAGCTGTCGCAGGCGTCAATGACCAGGTCAAAGCCACGGTCCAGCAGTTCTTCCATGTTGCCCACGGTGAGGAAGGCTGCCACCGGGTCCACGTCGATGTCCGGGTTGATCGCGCGGCAGCGCTCGGCCATCGCTTCGGCCTTGTTGCGACCGTACATGCCGGCCAGCGCCGGCAGCTGCCGGTTGGTGTTGGACACGCAGATGTCGTCGGCGTCGATCAGGGTCAGGTGCCCCACCGCCGTGCGTGCCAGCGCCTCCACCACCCATGAGCCGACCCCGCCCATGCCGACCACCGCCACCCGGCGGCGCGACAGCAGGTCCACGGTGCCTACCCCATACAACCGGTCGATGCCGGCAAAGCGCTCACGCAATACGTCGTTCATGGGCGGCATTTTAGACGTCCGGGTGCCCTGATTCATCTGCCAGCCACGAATCCGCGTCCGGATTGGCGTCCTGTTCACACTCGGCAGGACAGGATCGCCCCATGCGCACCAGACGCATGCAACCACCCGATCTGGCCAGGAGAACCCTCATGAAGATTCAACTCATTGCTGCCGCTGCCGTGGCCACCGTCGCACTGGCCGGCTGTGCCACCTCGCCGGGTTACGGCGGTGGCGGCTACAACAATGGCGGCTACAACAACGGTTATGGCAACAGCGGCGGCTACAACCAGTCGCGCTGCGCTGACTGCGGCATCGTTACCCGCATCAACACCGTGGCCTCCGGCCGCACCGCCCCCGCCGCCACCGGCGCGATCCTGGGCGGCATTGTCGGTGCCGTGGCTGGCCATGAGATCTCCGACCACACCGGCGGCAGCAA is part of the Stenotrophomonas oahuensis genome and encodes:
- a CDS encoding tRNA threonylcarbamoyladenosine dehydratase; this translates as MNDVLRERFAGIDRLYGVGTVDLLSRRRVAVVGMGGVGSWVVEALARTAVGHLTLIDADDICVSNTNRQLPALAGMYGRNKAEAMAERCRAINPDIDVDPVAAFLTVGNMEELLDRGFDLVIDACDSFRVKVETIAWCRRRKLPILTVGAAGGRTDPTLVRVRDVSRTEHDAMLALIRKKLRSDFNFPKNASRYFGVPAIYSLENVKYPQADGSVCGLRPQLGADAALKLDCGAGLGAATHITGAFAFAAVGKALEMLLKKRA
- a CDS encoding glycine zipper 2TM domain-containing protein, producing the protein MKIQLIAAAAVATVALAGCATSPGYGGGGYNNGGYNNGYGNSGGYNQSRCADCGIVTRINTVASGRTAPAATGAILGGIVGAVAGHEISDHTGGSKGNQNVAAAAGAIGGALAGNQIQKNVTSDTFDITVRMDDGRTVVVNQRDLGGIRENTYVRVVNGRVILR